In Microbacterium foliorum, the following proteins share a genomic window:
- a CDS encoding NUDIX domain-containing protein: protein MPISPYLSDLRERVGHDLLILPAVTAIIRRGDRFLLCRQAHSPLWGLLGGGIEPLERPEDAVLREVREEIGVEATVHGIVGAYGGEDLLVSYPNGDRVSYTTIAYSCSIPIDAEFLFTDGELIEIAWFTIPEIARLPRDRWVDPIIDDASRFCETRYSERSSIVEKAVCYVIAENRLLVFTHDDTDMLATGVQVPAGTVRQGESAAGAAERELFEETGLRGTVTRRLGTDLYDLSPAREEMALRHFFQLEIPDPDVTAVWQAGEADPATGDSPISWTCRWLPLSQAHVLAAGLGARLGAATR, encoded by the coding sequence ATGCCGATATCGCCGTATCTGAGCGACCTTCGCGAGCGCGTTGGTCATGACCTCCTCATACTTCCCGCTGTGACGGCGATCATCCGGCGCGGTGATCGTTTTCTGCTGTGCCGGCAAGCACATTCACCCCTCTGGGGCCTGCTCGGAGGGGGAATAGAGCCGCTCGAGAGACCGGAGGATGCGGTCCTCCGAGAGGTGCGCGAGGAGATCGGTGTCGAAGCCACCGTGCACGGGATCGTGGGGGCCTATGGAGGCGAAGACCTGCTGGTGAGCTACCCGAACGGGGATCGTGTCAGCTACACCACGATCGCCTACTCCTGCTCGATCCCGATCGACGCGGAGTTCCTCTTCACCGATGGCGAGCTCATCGAGATCGCCTGGTTCACGATCCCGGAGATCGCGCGGCTTCCGCGGGATCGGTGGGTTGATCCGATCATCGACGATGCCAGCCGGTTCTGTGAGACCCGCTATTCGGAACGGAGCAGCATCGTCGAGAAGGCCGTCTGTTACGTCATCGCCGAGAATCGACTGCTGGTCTTCACTCACGACGACACCGACATGCTCGCCACCGGGGTCCAGGTGCCCGCAGGCACCGTGCGCCAGGGCGAAAGTGCTGCCGGCGCGGCTGAGCGAGAGCTGTTCGAGGAGACAGGTCTCCGTGGAACTGTGACCCGCCGCCTCGGCACGGATCTGTACGATCTCTCCCCTGCCCGCGAAGAGATGGCACTCCGCCACTTCTTCCAGTTGGAGATCCCCGACCCCGATGTCACGGCCGTGTGGCAGGCCGGCGAAGCCGATCCGGCAACCGGCGACTCCCCCATCTCATGGACGTGTCGATGGCTCCCACTGAGCCAGGCACACGTGCTCGCCGCCGGACTCGGCGCGCGGCTCGGAGCAGCGACGCGCTGA
- a CDS encoding RNB domain-containing ribonuclease, protein MPQRRSHVAPSAAQTELAAALAALRESLDAPTDFPTSVVAEAEASEAAVPELDLRDIPFATLDPQGSRDLDQAFHLERRDSGYTVRYAIADVPGFVAPGGAVDAEARRRGQTLYAADGRIPLHPKVLSEDRASLLADADRPGLVWTFALDSAGVVEEFRLERALIRSRAQLEYASTQAALDRGEGGPAALLPEIGALRIEQEKIRGGASLNLPDVEVTRAADGTYAIERRHPLPVEEWNAQLSLMTGMAAASLMIGAGIGILRTMPQPDEKSFEAFRHQTEALGRPWTTGTYGDYLRELDREDPMTLPILEAAASLFRGAGYVAFDGSVPPDVEQAAIAAPYAHATAPLRRLIDRWSLAICLAVSEGREVPSWVRESLPDLPALMQESGQRASRLDSATINCVEAALMTPLVGSAVDATVIEIRGERAAVQIAEPAVTASAPIPADTVPGAVVRLRVVRADIARGEIEFSA, encoded by the coding sequence ATGCCTCAGCGCCGATCGCACGTTGCCCCGTCCGCCGCGCAGACCGAACTCGCCGCGGCGCTTGCCGCGCTGAGAGAATCCCTCGACGCGCCCACGGACTTCCCCACCTCGGTCGTCGCCGAAGCAGAGGCGTCGGAGGCTGCGGTTCCCGAACTCGACCTGCGCGACATCCCCTTCGCCACGCTCGATCCGCAGGGCTCCCGCGACCTCGACCAGGCCTTCCACCTCGAGCGGCGGGATTCCGGGTACACCGTTCGCTACGCGATCGCCGATGTGCCCGGCTTCGTCGCCCCCGGTGGGGCGGTGGACGCCGAAGCCCGCCGTCGAGGTCAGACGCTGTATGCGGCAGATGGCAGGATCCCCCTGCATCCGAAGGTGCTCAGCGAGGATCGCGCGTCGCTGCTGGCCGACGCGGACCGCCCCGGACTCGTCTGGACTTTCGCCCTCGATTCTGCGGGAGTCGTCGAAGAGTTCCGGCTCGAGCGGGCTCTGATCCGCTCACGCGCCCAGCTCGAGTACGCCAGCACGCAGGCGGCACTGGACCGAGGCGAGGGCGGCCCGGCCGCGTTGCTTCCGGAGATCGGTGCGCTGCGGATCGAGCAGGAGAAAATCCGCGGCGGCGCAAGCCTGAACCTCCCCGACGTGGAAGTGACCAGAGCCGCCGACGGCACATATGCGATCGAGCGTCGGCATCCGCTTCCCGTCGAGGAATGGAACGCGCAACTGTCCCTCATGACAGGCATGGCAGCCGCGTCCCTGATGATCGGCGCCGGCATCGGCATCCTGCGGACGATGCCGCAGCCCGACGAGAAGTCCTTCGAGGCTTTCCGTCACCAGACCGAGGCCCTGGGACGCCCGTGGACGACGGGCACCTACGGCGACTACCTTCGCGAGCTGGATCGCGAGGACCCGATGACCCTCCCGATTCTCGAGGCTGCGGCATCGCTGTTCCGCGGCGCCGGCTACGTGGCCTTCGACGGGTCGGTGCCGCCCGACGTCGAGCAGGCGGCCATCGCCGCACCCTACGCGCATGCCACGGCGCCGCTGCGCCGTCTCATCGATCGCTGGTCGCTCGCGATCTGCCTCGCAGTCTCCGAAGGTCGTGAGGTACCGAGCTGGGTACGCGAGTCCCTCCCGGATCTGCCCGCACTGATGCAGGAGTCCGGTCAGCGCGCATCCCGGCTCGATTCCGCGACGATCAACTGCGTCGAGGCCGCGCTGATGACACCCCTGGTCGGCTCTGCCGTCGATGCGACCGTGATCGAGATCCGTGGTGAGCGGGCGGCAGTCCAGATCGCTGAGCCCGCCGTCACCGCTTCCGCCCCGATCCCCGCCGACACGGTGCCCGGCGCTGTCGTGAGGCTCCGGGTCGTGCGCGCCGACATCGCCCGAGGCGAGATCGAGTTCAGCGCCTGA
- a CDS encoding HNH endonuclease signature motif containing protein yields MGALGAVAEMLVEVDRTIGSLLAARDGLLALGSRIAVEAAEQAAEPSADGVDLAVRAVAAEFGAALRVSDRTVQRRMLDAELVVSRFPRVWQAQGAGLISAAHARVIVDAGMHLEDPGARSAYAGQMVDFAQTESPNRVGRMARRVADRFQPRSIDERHKDARRERGVWVKNRADGMAELSIFGPAALVHGALNRVTAIVKAAFAESSSDSRTPSAHDSRTLGQARCDVALDLLLTGAPAGHDTVDGMLAAITPTVTVTVPVLSLIGASSVPAELDGCIPIDIRTARLLAGMASGWDRILTHPITGALLAVDHYRPSVALKRHLRARDQRCRFPTCGYSARDGDLDHTRDHALGGATTADNLGVLCRRHHTLKHRTPWHVEHRNDGAFAWTSPTGQIYIDKPPAQNTTTVTEDDAPPPF; encoded by the coding sequence ATGGGCGCGCTGGGCGCGGTCGCAGAGATGCTCGTCGAGGTCGATCGGACGATCGGGTCGTTGCTGGCCGCGCGTGATGGCCTCCTCGCGCTCGGTTCGCGGATCGCTGTCGAAGCAGCAGAGCAAGCCGCCGAACCGAGTGCTGATGGTGTCGATCTGGCGGTGCGGGCGGTGGCGGCGGAGTTCGGGGCGGCGCTGCGCGTCAGCGACCGGACGGTGCAGCGGCGGATGCTCGACGCGGAACTCGTGGTGTCCCGGTTCCCCCGGGTGTGGCAGGCGCAGGGTGCCGGGCTGATCAGCGCCGCGCATGCTCGGGTCATCGTCGACGCCGGGATGCACCTTGAAGATCCTGGCGCACGGAGTGCGTACGCAGGGCAGATGGTCGACTTCGCTCAGACGGAGTCCCCGAACCGAGTGGGGCGGATGGCACGGCGCGTCGCCGACCGCTTCCAACCGCGCAGCATCGACGAACGCCACAAGGACGCTCGCCGCGAGCGCGGCGTGTGGGTGAAGAACCGCGCAGACGGCATGGCGGAACTGAGCATCTTCGGCCCGGCCGCCCTCGTGCACGGCGCATTGAACCGAGTCACCGCGATCGTGAAAGCCGCGTTCGCGGAATCGTCGAGCGACTCCCGCACTCCGTCGGCCCATGACTCGCGGACGCTCGGGCAGGCCCGCTGCGATGTCGCTCTCGACCTGCTCCTCACCGGCGCGCCCGCAGGACACGACACCGTCGACGGCATGCTCGCCGCGATCACCCCGACCGTGACTGTCACCGTCCCCGTGCTGTCGCTGATCGGCGCGAGCAGCGTCCCGGCCGAGCTGGACGGCTGCATCCCGATCGATATCCGCACCGCACGGCTGCTCGCGGGTATGGCGTCCGGGTGGGATCGGATCCTCACTCATCCGATCACCGGCGCTCTGCTCGCCGTCGACCACTACCGGCCCTCCGTTGCCCTGAAACGGCACTTGAGAGCCCGAGATCAACGATGCCGGTTCCCGACCTGCGGGTACTCCGCCCGAGACGGCGATCTCGACCACACTCGCGACCACGCCCTCGGCGGCGCGACCACGGCCGACAACCTCGGCGTCCTGTGCCGCCGACACCACACCCTCAAGCACCGCACGCCCTGGCACGTCGAACACCGCAACGACGGCGCCTTCGCCTGGACCAGCCCCACCGGCCAGATCTACATCGACAAACCACCCGCACAGAACACCACCACCGTCACCGAAGACGACGCGCCACCGCCGTTCTGA
- a CDS encoding isocitrate lyase/PEP mutase family protein: MTTAAKAKALIGLYEAPEILRVVNVWDVVSARAVAKLPETKAIATAGHGIAASFGFEDGTIPRDIMIDMIGRIAASVSVPVTADLDDGYGDAGETTRLAIGAGVVGANVEDRLKPFDESVAAVEAIVKAAEAEGVPFALNARTDAFVRAGHRPVAESVADAIQRGRAFLDAGATAVFVPGMLDANITRQLVDGLGAGKLSVIGLPGTLAASEYEKLGVTRISYGPLPQRVALTAVQELAASLYAGGVIPNGLPALN, encoded by the coding sequence ATGACCACTGCTGCGAAGGCCAAGGCCCTGATCGGACTCTACGAAGCCCCGGAGATCCTCCGCGTCGTGAATGTGTGGGACGTCGTGTCCGCCCGCGCCGTCGCGAAGCTGCCTGAGACGAAGGCGATCGCGACTGCCGGGCACGGCATCGCCGCCTCCTTCGGATTCGAGGACGGCACGATTCCGCGGGACATCATGATCGACATGATCGGTCGCATCGCTGCATCCGTCTCGGTCCCGGTGACCGCCGACCTCGACGACGGTTACGGCGACGCGGGGGAGACCACCCGCCTGGCGATCGGCGCCGGTGTCGTCGGCGCCAACGTCGAAGACCGCCTCAAGCCGTTCGACGAATCCGTCGCCGCGGTCGAGGCGATCGTCAAGGCGGCCGAAGCCGAGGGTGTTCCGTTCGCCCTCAATGCGCGCACCGATGCGTTCGTCCGTGCAGGCCACCGCCCCGTCGCCGAGAGTGTCGCCGACGCGATCCAGCGTGGGCGCGCCTTCCTCGATGCCGGTGCCACCGCGGTCTTCGTGCCGGGAATGCTCGACGCCAACATCACTCGACAGCTCGTCGACGGCCTCGGTGCGGGCAAGCTCAGCGTGATCGGTCTGCCCGGCACCCTCGCCGCGTCGGAGTACGAGAAGCTCGGTGTCACCCGCATCTCGTACGGTCCTCTTCCGCAGCGGGTGGCGCTCACGGCCGTCCAGGAGCTCGCCGCGAGCCTGTACGCCGGCGGCGTGATCCCCAACGGCCTCCCCGCGCTCAACTGA
- a CDS encoding proline--tRNA ligase — MVTRLSNFFLRTLREDPAGAEVASHRLLIRAGYIRPQAAGIFAWLPLGLRVKAKIETVVREEMAAAGAQEVHFPALMPRESYEATGRWEEYGDLLFRLQDRKGGDYLLAPTHEEAFTLLVKDLYSSYKDLPLTIYQIQDKYRDEARPRAGLLRGREFTMKDAYSFDSSDAGLDVSYQAQRDAYERIFQRLGLEYVIVQADAGAMGGSRSEEFLHPTPVGEDTFVRSAGGYAANVEAFATAVPDAIAFDADASPVIFDSPNTPTIETLVAHANEHLEGDYSAADTLKNVVLALTHLDGTRELVVVGIPGDREVDEKRAEVAFAPAEVETATADDFENNPLLVKGYIGPWSPTGAVLGEESATGIRYLVDPRVSEGTSWITGANVDQKHAHSVVAGRDFFSDGIIEIANVRAGDPAPDGSGPVELARGMEIGHVFQLGRKYAEALGLKVLNENGKLVTVTMGSYGIGVTRILAIIAELNNDDKGLIWPASVAPFDVQVLAAGRDQVAFDVATELSTQLESAGLDVLYDDRPKVSPGVKFGDAELVGVPKIVIVGRGAAEGQVELWDRSTGDREAVSVAEAVQQLSRR; from the coding sequence GTGGTCACTCGTCTATCGAATTTCTTCCTCCGTACGCTCCGTGAAGACCCTGCAGGCGCAGAGGTCGCGAGCCACAGGCTGCTGATCCGCGCCGGATACATCCGACCGCAGGCTGCCGGAATCTTCGCGTGGCTCCCGCTCGGACTGCGCGTGAAGGCCAAGATCGAGACCGTCGTCCGCGAGGAGATGGCCGCCGCAGGTGCGCAGGAAGTGCACTTCCCGGCTCTGATGCCTCGCGAGTCGTACGAGGCGACCGGGCGTTGGGAGGAATACGGCGACCTGCTGTTCCGCCTCCAGGACCGCAAGGGCGGGGACTACCTGCTTGCACCGACCCATGAAGAGGCGTTCACGCTCCTCGTCAAGGATCTCTACTCGTCGTACAAGGATCTGCCTCTCACGATCTACCAGATCCAGGACAAGTATCGCGATGAGGCACGCCCGCGTGCAGGCCTGCTCCGCGGTCGTGAGTTCACGATGAAGGATGCCTACTCGTTCGATTCCTCGGATGCCGGACTCGATGTGAGCTACCAGGCTCAGCGCGATGCGTACGAGCGGATCTTCCAGCGCCTCGGTCTCGAGTACGTGATCGTCCAGGCGGATGCCGGGGCGATGGGCGGTTCGCGAAGCGAGGAGTTCCTTCACCCGACCCCCGTGGGTGAGGACACGTTCGTGCGGAGCGCCGGCGGCTACGCCGCCAACGTCGAGGCGTTCGCGACGGCAGTGCCCGACGCGATCGCCTTCGATGCCGACGCATCCCCTGTCATCTTCGACTCACCGAACACGCCGACGATCGAGACGCTCGTCGCCCACGCGAACGAGCACCTCGAGGGCGACTACTCCGCTGCCGACACCCTCAAGAATGTCGTGTTGGCACTGACTCACCTCGACGGAACGCGCGAGCTGGTCGTCGTGGGCATCCCGGGTGACCGCGAGGTCGACGAGAAGCGCGCGGAGGTCGCCTTCGCGCCCGCCGAGGTCGAGACCGCCACGGCCGACGACTTCGAGAACAACCCGCTGCTCGTGAAGGGCTACATCGGGCCCTGGTCGCCCACCGGCGCTGTGCTCGGCGAAGAGTCGGCGACCGGCATCCGCTACCTGGTCGATCCCCGCGTGAGCGAGGGCACGAGCTGGATCACCGGCGCGAATGTCGACCAGAAGCACGCGCATTCGGTCGTCGCCGGTCGGGACTTCTTCTCGGATGGGATCATCGAGATCGCGAACGTCAGGGCGGGCGACCCCGCTCCCGACGGTTCCGGCCCGGTCGAGCTCGCTCGCGGGATGGAGATCGGCCACGTGTTCCAGCTCGGCCGCAAGTACGCCGAGGCACTCGGCCTCAAGGTGCTGAACGAGAACGGCAAGCTCGTCACGGTCACGATGGGCTCGTACGGGATCGGCGTGACGCGCATCCTCGCGATCATCGCCGAGCTGAACAACGACGACAAGGGACTCATCTGGCCCGCATCCGTCGCGCCCTTCGATGTGCAGGTCTTAGCGGCCGGCCGCGATCAGGTGGCGTTCGATGTGGCGACCGAGCTCTCGACGCAACTCGAGTCTGCGGGCCTCGACGTGCTCTACGACGACCGTCCGAAGGTCTCGCCCGGCGTGAAGTTCGGAGACGCAGAGCTGGTCGGCGTGCCGAAGATCGTCATCGTCGGCCGTGGTGCTGCTGAGGGCCAGGTCGAGTTGTGGGACCGCAGCACGGGTGACCGTGAGGCGGTATCGGTCGCCGAGGCCGTGCAGCAGCTGTCCCGGCGCTGA
- a CDS encoding pyridoxamine 5'-phosphate oxidase family protein yields MTEITGPEALARVTELVEDIDFTMLTTTDEDGNLVSRPMSTRQMDDAGDIWFFTAEDTEKVEEARAHHQVGLSYCDAKGMRYVSVAGNASVVHDRAKMEELYSPSLDIWFENGLDTPGIALLKVSPTVTEFWEPAKGKIAMAAGALKALVTKDTPDDDIMNHGRIVR; encoded by the coding sequence ATGACAGAGATCACTGGACCGGAAGCACTCGCGCGCGTGACCGAGCTCGTCGAGGACATCGACTTCACGATGCTGACGACGACCGACGAAGACGGCAACCTGGTGAGCAGGCCGATGTCAACCCGGCAGATGGACGATGCCGGTGACATCTGGTTCTTCACCGCAGAAGACACCGAGAAGGTCGAAGAGGCGAGAGCTCACCACCAGGTCGGCCTCTCATACTGCGACGCCAAGGGCATGCGATATGTCTCGGTCGCCGGCAACGCGTCCGTCGTGCACGACCGCGCGAAGATGGAGGAGCTCTACTCCCCCTCGCTTGACATCTGGTTCGAGAACGGCCTCGACACCCCCGGCATCGCTCTTCTGAAGGTGTCGCCGACGGTGACCGAGTTCTGGGAGCCCGCCAAGGGCAAGATCGCGATGGCGGCGGGTGCGCTCAAGGCACTGGTCACCAAGGACACGCCCGATGACGACATCATGAACCACGGCCGCATCGTCCGCTGA
- a CDS encoding TIGR00730 family Rossman fold protein, which produces MTDEPLPESLSAEINNVLDEAGVKTDRRLVMRMMRTAVLLGEDGTTRLDLKIASAALAEMRDAFRLFAPFEGVPKVTVFGSARTRHDDPLYVQARDVAAALAADGWMVVTGAGPGIMQAAAEGAGPALSLGVSIRLPFEEKANSLIAASEHVVAMKYFFTRKLMLIKESSGFICLPGGFGTLDEMFELLTLQQTGKAEPTPIVLLDEPGGTFWNGLKRFIDEDLEPTGVISDGDFDRVVITDSVESAAAVIAGFWRNYDSLRWVGDSLVLRLRVAPTDAELEELNDRFAGMLSSGRIERTAPRSPEVADDDLLHLPRLALHLDQRQVGSLFRLIGAINSLESAPAL; this is translated from the coding sequence ATGACCGACGAACCGCTGCCGGAATCGCTGAGCGCCGAGATCAACAACGTCCTCGACGAGGCCGGGGTGAAGACCGACCGCAGGCTGGTCATGCGTATGATGCGCACGGCGGTCCTGCTGGGCGAGGACGGCACCACCCGCCTCGACCTCAAGATCGCCTCAGCCGCTCTCGCTGAGATGCGAGATGCCTTCCGACTGTTCGCTCCGTTCGAGGGCGTGCCCAAAGTCACGGTCTTCGGTTCGGCTCGGACCCGCCATGATGATCCCCTCTACGTCCAGGCCCGTGACGTCGCCGCCGCGCTCGCCGCGGATGGGTGGATGGTCGTCACCGGTGCGGGGCCGGGGATCATGCAGGCTGCCGCGGAGGGAGCCGGACCGGCGCTCTCGCTCGGAGTGTCGATCCGTCTCCCGTTCGAGGAGAAGGCCAACAGCCTGATCGCGGCGAGCGAGCACGTCGTGGCGATGAAGTACTTCTTCACCCGCAAGCTGATGCTCATCAAGGAGTCCAGCGGCTTCATCTGCCTGCCCGGCGGGTTCGGCACGCTCGACGAGATGTTCGAGCTGCTCACGTTGCAGCAGACCGGCAAGGCCGAGCCGACGCCGATCGTCCTGCTCGACGAGCCGGGCGGCACTTTCTGGAACGGTCTCAAGCGGTTCATCGACGAGGATCTGGAGCCCACGGGTGTGATCTCCGATGGCGACTTCGACCGCGTGGTCATCACCGACTCCGTCGAGTCGGCCGCAGCAGTGATCGCGGGGTTCTGGCGCAACTACGACTCGCTGCGCTGGGTCGGCGATTCGCTCGTGCTCAGACTGCGGGTCGCCCCGACCGATGCAGAGCTCGAGGAACTGAACGACCGCTTCGCCGGGATGCTGTCGAGCGGGCGAATCGAGCGGACTGCTCCGCGGTCACCCGAGGTCGCCGACGATGATCTGCTGCATCTTCCGCGTCTCGCCCTGCACCTCGACCAGCGTCAGGTCGGCAGTCTGTTCCGCCTCATCGGCGCGATCAACTCGTTGGAGTCCGCTCCCGCGCTGTGA
- a CDS encoding flavin monoamine oxidase family protein produces the protein MTTPYSALVTRVCTRDIRTTIPCAHRRRHDDGRTDAVPSVQEDSVTTYDTIVIGAGMSGVTAARMLADAGADVIVLEARDRVGGRMHTDRTAGFPVDLGASWVHGIERSALWDLVQALGIPTLEYTVGSFQAGGRPIENFDGDGRPMDAALTSQWVSDVEEADRLLVDEIERSSPGDTYLDVTERALDRTGFDPERIDEIREFFRHRVEEQCGAWIGDLDAHGLDEDAIDGDEVIFPRGYDELPRRIAAELDIRLGHVVTRIARTDAGVTVSTENGEFSARSAVVTVPLGVLKSGSIDFAPPLPDTVAEPIERLGMGVFNKVFIQFPERFWNEDSYVLRALGEAGEHWHSWYDVSAVSGLPTLLTFAAGPFGRRMQELSDDEIVADAVGALRALYPEAVGEPTAHWVTRWGHDAFSNGSYSHLALGSSHHDHDDLAGPVDGVLHFAGEATWGDEPATVGAAFYSGHRAAERILGHSIDLAAFARGITARERTPTS, from the coding sequence ATGACGACTCCCTATTCAGCTCTCGTCACGCGGGTGTGCACGCGCGACATCCGTACCACGATACCCTGTGCCCACCGCCGTCGCCACGACGACGGCCGCACCGATGCGGTGCCGAGCGTGCAGGAGGACTCAGTGACGACGTACGACACCATCGTGATCGGGGCGGGGATGTCCGGGGTGACGGCGGCCCGCATGCTCGCGGACGCCGGAGCCGACGTCATCGTCCTCGAGGCGAGGGATCGCGTCGGCGGCCGCATGCACACCGATCGCACCGCAGGCTTTCCCGTCGATCTCGGCGCGTCGTGGGTCCACGGCATTGAGCGCTCCGCACTGTGGGACCTCGTGCAGGCGCTCGGAATCCCGACGCTCGAATACACCGTCGGCAGCTTCCAGGCCGGAGGGCGGCCGATCGAGAACTTCGACGGCGACGGCAGGCCGATGGATGCTGCGCTCACATCCCAGTGGGTCTCCGATGTCGAGGAGGCGGATCGTCTGCTGGTCGACGAGATCGAACGGTCCTCCCCCGGTGACACCTACCTCGATGTCACCGAACGCGCGCTCGACCGCACCGGCTTCGATCCTGAGCGCATCGACGAGATCCGGGAGTTCTTCCGCCACCGCGTCGAAGAGCAGTGCGGAGCATGGATCGGAGACCTCGACGCGCACGGGCTCGACGAGGACGCCATCGACGGTGACGAGGTCATCTTCCCTCGGGGTTACGACGAGCTCCCGCGGCGCATCGCCGCCGAACTCGACATCCGCCTGGGCCACGTGGTCACCCGCATCGCCCGCACGGATGCCGGAGTCACGGTGTCGACCGAGAACGGGGAGTTCTCCGCACGGAGCGCTGTGGTCACCGTGCCGCTCGGAGTGCTCAAGTCGGGGTCGATCGACTTCGCTCCTCCTCTGCCCGACACGGTCGCGGAGCCTATCGAGCGGCTGGGCATGGGGGTGTTCAACAAGGTCTTCATCCAGTTCCCGGAACGTTTCTGGAACGAGGACAGCTATGTCCTGCGGGCGCTCGGCGAGGCCGGTGAGCACTGGCACTCCTGGTACGACGTGTCAGCCGTGAGCGGGCTTCCCACATTGCTGACATTCGCTGCAGGTCCGTTCGGTCGCAGAATGCAGGAGCTCTCCGATGACGAAATCGTCGCGGATGCCGTGGGTGCTCTTCGCGCCCTCTACCCTGAAGCCGTCGGCGAGCCCACCGCGCACTGGGTCACCCGCTGGGGGCACGACGCGTTCTCGAACGGTTCGTACTCGCATCTCGCACTCGGGTCGTCTCACCACGACCATGACGACCTCGCGGGGCCCGTCGACGGAGTGCTGCACTTCGCCGGCGAGGCGACCTGGGGCGACGAGCCGGCGACCGTGGGGGCGGCCTTCTACTCAGGCCACCGCGCGGCGGAGCGGATCCTCGGGCATTCGATCGATCTCGCCGCATTCGCGCGCGGAATCACAGCGCGGGAGCGGACTCCAACGAGTTGA
- the nusA gene encoding transcription termination factor NusA, whose product MDIELSLLRGIEKEKAIPFDELVSIIEQAILTAYSKHVSADGATPEGVRVDLDRRTGHVAVLQVVKDEEGAIIGEEDATPDDFGRIAAFAAKQVISQRLRDIADDVVLGDFKDKEGDIVAGVIQQGPNPRMIHVDLGAVEAILPPEEQVPGEEYTHGSRLRVYVTSVAKGLKGPQITVSRTHPGLVRKLFALEVPEIAAGLVEIVSLAREAGHRTKIAVRANDPAINAKGACIGEMGRRVRAVTEELSGEKIDIVDHDPELAAFVANALSPAKVTSAFILDANTRAVRALVPDYQLSLAIGKEGQNARLAAKLTGAKIDIQPDSVLD is encoded by the coding sequence ATGGATATCGAACTGAGTCTGCTGCGTGGGATCGAGAAGGAGAAGGCGATCCCCTTCGATGAGCTGGTCTCGATCATCGAACAGGCCATCCTGACCGCCTACTCCAAGCATGTCTCCGCAGACGGAGCGACTCCCGAGGGTGTCCGCGTCGATCTCGATCGTCGGACCGGGCACGTCGCCGTGCTGCAGGTCGTCAAGGACGAAGAGGGCGCGATCATCGGGGAAGAGGATGCCACGCCGGATGACTTCGGCCGGATCGCCGCTTTCGCCGCGAAGCAGGTCATCAGCCAGCGTCTGCGCGACATCGCGGACGACGTGGTGCTCGGTGATTTCAAGGACAAAGAAGGCGACATCGTCGCCGGCGTGATCCAGCAGGGACCGAATCCTCGCATGATCCACGTCGATCTCGGAGCGGTCGAGGCCATCCTTCCTCCTGAGGAGCAGGTGCCGGGCGAGGAGTACACCCACGGCTCGCGCCTCCGCGTGTACGTGACCAGCGTCGCGAAGGGCCTCAAAGGGCCGCAGATCACCGTGTCGCGCACGCACCCCGGTCTCGTCCGCAAGCTGTTCGCGCTCGAGGTGCCCGAGATCGCCGCAGGGCTCGTCGAGATCGTCTCGCTGGCCCGCGAGGCGGGTCACCGCACGAAGATCGCCGTCCGTGCGAACGACCCGGCGATCAACGCCAAGGGTGCGTGCATCGGTGAGATGGGGCGCCGTGTGCGCGCCGTCACCGAGGAGCTCTCCGGCGAGAAGATCGACATCGTCGATCACGATCCGGAGCTCGCCGCCTTCGTCGCGAACGCCCTCTCGCCCGCCAAGGTGACCAGCGCGTTCATCCTCGATGCGAACACCAGAGCGGTGCGAGCGCTGGTGCCCGACTATCAGCTGTCTCTCGCGATCGGCAAGGAGGGGCAGAACGCTCGTCTGGCTGCGAAACTCACCGGCGCGAAGATCGACATCCAGCCCGACAGCGTCCTCGACTGA
- a CDS encoding YlxR family protein — protein MEPVRTCVGCRTRAPRTALLRVVAQNDTLIIDERSVLPGRGAWVHPTPECMDAALRRRAFGRALRASGNLDTRIIEQYPPRNKG, from the coding sequence ATGGAACCCGTTCGAACGTGCGTCGGCTGTCGCACGCGCGCTCCCCGCACCGCTCTTCTCAGAGTGGTGGCTCAGAACGACACCCTCATCATCGATGAGCGAAGCGTTCTGCCGGGGCGAGGCGCGTGGGTGCATCCGACACCGGAATGCATGGATGCCGCTCTGCGGCGCCGCGCTTTCGGCCGAGCACTTCGCGCATCCGGCAATCTGGATACGCGAATCATCGAACAATACCCACCAAGAAACAAAGGCTGA